One window from the genome of Corynebacterium sp. SCR221107 encodes:
- a CDS encoding FAD-binding oxidoreductase, with amino-acid sequence MELNTTAKKLNGWGRTAPTTAQVLSTPDLDEIVKAVKLVAEDNADKPDYLKRGVIARGMGRSYGDPAQNAGGLVVDMQALNKIHSIDPETALVDVDGGVTLDQLMKAALPYGLWVPVLPGTRQVTIGGAIGPDIHGKNHHSAGSFGNHVTSMELLVADGRILHLEPEGTPDDPSGELFWATVGGMGLTGIIVRATIKMTKTETAYFVSDTDRTNNLDETVAFHSDGSEKNYTYSSAWFDVISPEPKLGRSTISRGSLATLAQLEELAPKLAKDPLKFNAPQLMTVPDIFPSFTMNKLTLMAIGEAYYMMGAPARNKIKNLTQFYQPLDLIGEWNRGYGSKGFLQYQFVVPMDAVEPFKEIIRDMQKSGHYSALNVFKLFGPGNKAPLSYPMPGWNVCVDFPIKPGLGAFLDDLDRRVMEFGGRLYLAKESRTSAENFHKMYPGMEGWLKTRNAIDPTGVFASDMSRRLELH; translated from the coding sequence ATGGAACTGAACACAACCGCCAAGAAACTCAACGGTTGGGGACGCACGGCGCCCACCACCGCACAGGTTCTCAGCACTCCGGACCTCGACGAAATCGTCAAGGCCGTCAAGCTTGTCGCCGAGGACAACGCCGACAAGCCGGACTACCTCAAGCGCGGCGTCATCGCCCGCGGCATGGGACGCTCCTACGGCGACCCGGCCCAAAACGCCGGCGGCCTCGTGGTGGACATGCAGGCTCTGAACAAGATTCACTCCATCGACCCGGAGACCGCCCTCGTCGACGTCGACGGCGGCGTCACCCTGGATCAGCTCATGAAGGCAGCCCTGCCGTATGGCCTGTGGGTTCCAGTCCTTCCCGGTACGCGCCAGGTCACCATCGGTGGCGCCATCGGCCCGGACATCCACGGCAAGAACCACCACTCCGCAGGCTCCTTCGGCAACCACGTCACCTCCATGGAGCTGCTGGTAGCCGACGGCCGCATCCTGCACCTAGAGCCGGAAGGCACCCCGGATGACCCCAGCGGCGAGCTGTTCTGGGCCACCGTCGGCGGCATGGGGCTGACCGGCATCATCGTGCGCGCCACCATCAAGATGACCAAGACGGAAACCGCCTACTTCGTCTCAGACACCGACCGCACCAACAACTTAGACGAGACGGTGGCCTTCCACTCCGACGGTTCGGAGAAGAACTACACCTATTCTTCTGCATGGTTCGACGTCATCTCCCCCGAACCCAAGCTCGGCCGCTCCACCATCTCCCGCGGTTCGCTGGCAACCCTGGCACAACTTGAGGAGCTGGCCCCGAAGCTGGCCAAGGATCCGCTGAAGTTCAACGCCCCGCAGCTGATGACCGTGCCGGACATCTTCCCGTCCTTTACCATGAACAAGCTCACGCTCATGGCCATCGGCGAGGCCTACTACATGATGGGCGCCCCGGCGCGGAACAAGATCAAGAACCTCACGCAGTTCTACCAGCCGCTGGATCTCATCGGCGAGTGGAACCGCGGTTACGGTTCCAAGGGCTTCCTGCAATACCAGTTCGTGGTTCCGATGGATGCCGTGGAGCCGTTCAAGGAGATCATCCGCGACATGCAAAAGTCCGGCCACTACTCGGCGCTGAATGTGTTCAAGCTGTTCGGCCCGGGCAACAAGGCCCCGCTGTCCTACCCGATGCCGGGCTGGAACGTGTGTGTGGACTTCCCGATCAAGCCGGGTCTCGGCGCTTTCCTCGACGATCTCGATCGCCGCGTCATGGAGTTCGGCGGCCGCCTGTACCTGGCCAAGGAGTCGCGCACCTCCGCCGAGAACTTCCACAAGATGTACCCAGGCATGGAGGGTTGGCTCAAGACCCGCAATGCCATCGACCCGACCGGCGTCTTCGCCTCCGACATGTCCCGCCGCCTCGAGCTGCACTAA